The Astyanax mexicanus isolate ESR-SI-001 chromosome 4, AstMex3_surface, whole genome shotgun sequence genome segment ctccaactacaaactacaaatgtggagtggaggaaaaaataaagaaagtttttatatttaaacaattgagaatgtgttaaggctgtaaatgacataagttgaccaaatgatcatttcctacttatggcaaagcatattcaatttttaaacctaaaaatgtcccagaatgataaaatcctcacttttgtttattattagttctaaagctaatgctgagatttaatatacgattttactctgagctagcatcatcgctttactatttattcagcatatcactgaaaaaattgtaaaaatgtatgttcctagtttatgctgttagtggtaccatttatgattctgtgtgtaaaaacttcttaaaacacaacactaagtgttgaagagctctgcaggcattaactaatgtaggtatacaaacatacataaaaacacagcatgaaattcagtaaacatcatctctggataagattcatttttctgaacctgtaaaaagccatttttaaatgaagttcttgtaacagagtgaagattttgtgcatgatgaggtgtttttggctgtctgaaagatttaaggtttgcatttttatggcagaggaacagatttgggatacttttctatcttttgtgaatgcactgatgtaatataagttcactctgtaaagtaaaactcttcccacagtctgagcagtgatacggtttctctcctgtgtgaatgcgctggtgttttttgagattactctgtttagtaaaactcttcccacagtctgagcagtgatacggtttctctcctgtgtgaatgcgctggtgcagtttgagattactctgtgtagtaaaacacttatcacagtctgagcagtgatacggtttctctcctgtgtgaatgcgttggtgtattttgagatgactctgttcagtaaaactcttcccacagtctgaacagtgatacggtttctctcctgtgtgaatgcgttggtgtattttgagagcactctgttgattaaaactcttcccacagtctgagcagtaatacggtttctctcctgtgtgaatgcgctggtgttttttgagatgactctgtttagtaaaactcttcccacagtctgagcagtgatgtggtttctctcctgtgtgaatgcgctggtgttttttgatatcactctgtttagtaaaactcttgacagagtgctgatgtttctccatgttgggacttggctccatctgtctgtgaaatgcagcaaacaatttctgcgttttcaggagattcttctggacggcttgtgcttcacctctttcagcagtttaacattgctctttattaaatatcctggttgtttattctggaaaaacaaagaaaaaaaatgttgtgtattaaaataaaagcaggtcaattaaccaaaaagaattacctacattagttacactatatggagaaaaatactgggacaccttcatactccaataaaggcttcagtacttttatcccattataaattcacagacattttaatatgtagttgtatcttgactgtcagcaggctgcagctgcaaaatgtatgtagcagaaacactgctgctgtcctgagcactgaatacagtgttatactactactttagtagtatcacactttacactataatccatactactaaaacttgaagctcggctgcgctccggtccacacctagaacctcccgctatgaagccgagcggagcgcagtgcggccgaaccgagttcctcgattaggctcggccctgatgcagaatttttgattttagatgcagaatgagcacacctgatgcttccacaagtgattaaacaggagagatagttgagggaggcaggtctaattcagtggttcggctttcaaaggtctgataaacttcagcttgctcccaattgtgccaGAAAGTGGAgttgaagcacttatgtagtttatgttgtatctaagttatttatagttgatataggtttgtttatttgacggtgatatcgtgttccttttatataaatgaaggctttctgcattctttatcctggatgaggcacttttgttttgatctgttaaatatgtttacaaaaggataagaagctctgcctctgttgtaatgtaaagttatttatattggtaaaatgtaaataggttattggtttgtgtttgacagagatgtcatgtttttatattgctacatgcaaataaaggtgagcattaattcattctgaccattttttaatttctaaagtattatacagttttttatgagaggaggctttaaagacagtaataggtacagatttccattgcagggattcctaacagtttttctgaggccttccaaatatttataccgatatcgaaattatattgtatcgaccgaaattaaggaatgtatcgtgatataaattttggccatatcgtccagcactagctgtaaatatgtcatactgctctaacaaagtgtatctcattttatcttataaatatctttataattttctgacttgcagtatatctctacccctcaccttttataatcaaatatttagtttttcaatacaataatttcagtgaccggaagcagaaaaagcctgtattaaatgtatatgcttgatgaagagtctcgacctaccccttcctgtttttatgttctagaaattagataatattactttttttattcaggtgtaggaccatttatgggataatttatctgcatacaatcacagctccagaaatgacattaatctgttttaataaggcagtatgccataaatatcgtaagaaataatgttgccaatatttttgaatatcatgaactatattaccctgaaatatggagccatatcacccacccctaattatcacattcagggtagtactttcttgctgttttaagcaaaagaaaaattcacactgttttcatttcctattatatatcttctagagacattttatatatgtatatgtccagtataatttattttactttaatcctgcatatatggagtgcattattagccagcaaaaagctacacatcggcccttcgtgggctaagtgcgggcactgtgggcaggggctagcccattaaaattccaaacaggcccaacatgggttttctgtgggcagcctgttcattggctggcccactcaaatcctataaaaggccgctgtgggctagcctgaactggtccagtgcattaatgcccctgtaggcccagtgtgggaattatttggacagccaacactttgatgcgcccacacaaatcccaggcaggcccactgtgggtcagcccacattcagcctgcaccatttcacaccctgaagggccagtgtgggatatatgtgggcaaagcacagtttagcatgcccacacaattcccatgcagagccagtgtgggtcagcccaaattcagcatgcaccatttcatacccggtatgggttatatgtcggcaacctgcactttggcatgtgcacacaaatctcatgcagggccactgtgggtcagccctaattcagcgtgcgccatttacacactgtaggcattgtgggttatttgtgggcagcacgcacacatatgtgagcatgaccacacaaatcctatgctaggttactctgggtcagcccaaatttaccatacaatattttacaatctgaaagtttgtgtcataacaagttcatatgaagggtatctgaatattttttattgtttttgtctgtgagagctaggtagattagctagcttagtggataggagcaacactgtgtgaaatgtagtatcagctctgaaagattttctaaaccaaaagtggagaaaaatcaaggtaccacagcagagttgtgcagagacctttggagggacacacacacacacacacacacacatagtaacatctcatatttttcaagacatatactgtatagctatacatttttatttataaaaatatttttatttaatattttggatagctacgaatttgctccatggtgctgattcataatctcacctttattattggttgtgctgataataaataaataaaaatattaaattataaatgttttgtgcttgactatacactttgtgtaagccagcaaggttataaaagttacatatttttttatttttgcatgtgatatttaattgtgaggatcatgtgaccaacgaatccacccccctcccctcccccctccctgcacgtgcctttaccacagagcaacgatcaagcttaaaggcaaagtcagtgagtgactttggtctgtcaaagtgactgaaaggtaagttataatttctgttctactatacgcttttctattttttgctaagatacgctaatgtggtgctaatgcagttaccactcaggtagctatgttgaagttagcattgtgctaaaaaaaagttagcattgttagcaagttagaatgagaatttacctcacatttaaataacacgaggggctcccaagttggcagcttatctcggctcttggaaaaagactgctgttaagtaagttaactttatatccaagtatgtcaacaataaccagctaagggagcaatggcttgctaagggaactagattgcagttcctacagaaactgcgagtgtgattgcagtgctggctggtatgtgctatggtgttgctaaggtgttgctatggtatccggggtggttgctaaggtgttgctaggtggttgctaaggtgttgctaggcggttgctaaggtgttcctatggtatccggggtggttgctaaggtgttgctaggtggttgctaggtggttgctaggtggttgctagggtgttgctaggcggttgctaaggtgttgctatggtatccggggtggttgctaaggtgttgctaggtggttgctaggtggttgctatggtgttgctaggcggttgctaaggtgttgctacggtatccggggtggttgctaaggtgttgctaggtggttgctaggtggttgctagggtgttgctaggcggttgctaaggtgttgctatggtatccggggtggttgctaaggtgttgctaggtggttgctaggtggttgctaggcggttgctaaggtgttgctatggtatccggggtggttgctaaggtgttgctaggtggttgctaggtggttgctaaggtgttgctaggcggttgctaaggtgttgctatgttatcttgggtggttgctaaggtgttgctaggtggttgctaggtggttgctagggtgttgctaggcggttgctaaggtgttgctatggtatccggggtggttgctaaggtgttgctaggtggttgctaggtggttgctagggtgttgctaggcggttgctaaggtgttgctatggtatccggggtggttgctaaggtgttgctaggtggttgctaggtggttgctagcgtgttgctaggcggttgctaaggtgttgctatggtatccggggtggttgctaaggtgttgctaggtggttgctaggtggttgctaaggtgttgctaggcagttgctaaggtgttgctatggtatccggggtggttgctaaggtgttgctaggtggttgctaggtggttgctaaggtgttgctaggcggttgctaaggtgttgctatggtatccggggtggttgctaaggtgttgctaggtgtttgctaggtggttgctaaggtgttgctaggcggttgctaaggtgttgctatggtatccggggtggttgctaaggtgttgctaggtggttgctaggtggttgctaaggtgttgctaggtggttgctaggtgatgtatatgcataaattagattaaatggtgtttgcacgttgctacgcaacgtgcaaatacatcaatcagctatgcacgctaggttgctttggccgttcgggggtgtccaaacttttgacccgtggctccattacacacagtactgggggggccggggtgtccaaacttttgacccgtggctccattacacacagtactggggggccggggtgtccaaacttttgacctaatgctgttttatcccatagctgctccattacacacagtactggagttctagctacctgtccttcgatctagctgccgtcctccgattggccccattcattccaatggggccacttcgtacgacaatcgtacgaaatccgtacgtcgtaacttttcgtaacgcatattttcggaaagagctcaataagttctacaggtcctcaattggtttcatcttcgtatttcaaaaattgcgacgtccacgggcgtgcaaagttctgcccattcattttcaatggtcaaaaaaacgcgtacttacgaagtttttacgaaaaacgtaagtccgatcggaaagctgtatacaagcccaccattcccgatatggacgcacgttttctcttttgaacgaagtcgatatttcgaaaactgcggcactagttaaccggacaaaaaacaggtggaataataataataagaactagattgcagttcctgcagaaactgcgagtgtgattgcagtgctggctggtatctgctaaggtgttgctaaggtgttgctatggtatccggggtggttgctaagatgttgctaggcggttgctaaggtgttgctatggtatctggggtggttgctaaggtgttgctaggtggttactaggtggttgcgaaggtgttgctaggtggttgctaaggtgttgctaggcggttgctaaggtgttgctatggtatttggggtggttgctaaggtgttgctaggtggttgctaggtggttgctaggtggttgctaaggtgttgctaggcggttgctaaggtgttgctatggtatccggggtggttgctaaggtgttgctaggtggttgctaaggtgttgctaggcggttgctaaggtgttgctatggtatccagggtggttgctaaggtgttgctaggtggttgctaggtggttgctaaggtgttgctaggcggttgctaaggtgttgctatggtatccggggtggttgctaaggtgttgctaggtggttgctaggtggttgctaaggtgttgctaggcggttgctaaggtgttgctatggtatccggggtggttgctaaggtgttgctaggtggttgctagggtgttgctatggtatccggggtggttgctaaggtgttgctaggtggttgctaggtggttgctagggtgttgctaggcggttgctaaggtgttgctatggtatccggggtggttgctaaggtgttgctaggtggttgctaaggtgttgctaggcggttgctaaggtgttgctatggtatccggggtggttgctaaggtgttgctaggtggttgctaaggtgttgctaggcggttgctaaggtgttgctatggtatccggggtggttgctaaggtgttgctaggtggttgctagggtgttgctaggcggttgctaaggtgttgctatggtatccggggtggttgctaaggtgttgctaggtggttgctagggtgttgctaggcggttgctaaggtgttgctatggtatccggggtggttgctaaggtgttgctaggtggttgctaggtggttgctagggtgttgctaggcggttgctaaggtgttgctatggtatccggggtggttgctaaggtgttgctaggtggttgctaggtggttgctagggtgttgctaggcggttgctaaggtgttgctatggtatccggggtggttgctaaggtgttgctaggtggttgctaggtggttgctagggtgttgctaggcggttgctaaggtgttgctatggtatccggggtggttgctaaggtgttgctaggtggttgctaggtggttgctagggtgttgctaggcggttgctaaggtgttgctatggtatccggggtgtttgctaaggtgttgctaggtggttgctagggtgttgctaggcggttgctaaggtgttgctatggtatccggggtggttgctaaggtgttgctaggtggttgctaggtggttgctagggtgttgctatggggttgctaaggtgttgctatggtatctggggtggttgctaaggtgttgctagatggttgctaggtggttgctatggtgttgctaggcggttgctaaggtgttgctatggtatccggggtggttgctatggtgtttctaggtggttgctaggtgatgtatatgcataaatttgattaaatggtgtttgcacgttgctacgcaacgtgcaaatacatcaatcagctatgcacgctaggttgctctggccgttcgggggtgtccaaacttttgacccgtggctccattacacacagtactggggggccggggtgtccaaacttttgacccgtggctccattacacacagtactggggggccggggtgtccaaacttttgacctaacgctgatttatcccatagctgctccattacacacagtactggagttctagctacctgtccttcgatctagctgccgtcctccgattggccccattcattccaatggggccacttcgtacgacattcgtacgaaatccgtacgtcgtaacttttcgtaacgcatattttcggaaagagctcaataagttctacaggtcctcaattggtttcatcttagtatttcaaaaattgcgacgtccacgggcgtgcaaagttctgcccattcattttcaatgggcaaaaaaacgcgtacttacgaagtttttacgaaaaacgtaagtccgatcggaaagctgtatacaagcccaccattcccgatatggacgcacgttttctcttttgaacgaagtcgatatttcgaaaactgcggcactagttaaccggacaaaaaacaggtggaataataataataactagattgcagttcctacagaaactgcgagtgtgattgcagagctgaccggggtacccaaacttttgaccagttgctccattacacacagtactggggctctggggtgtccaaacttttgacccgtggctccattacacacagtactggggctctggggtgtccaaacttttgacccgtggctccattacacacagtactggggggccggggtgtccaaacttttgaccgatagctccattacacacagtactggggggccggggtgtccaaacttttgacccgtggctccattacacacagtactggggggccggggtgtccaaacttttgacccgtggctccattacacacagtactgggtggccggggtgtccaaacttttgacctaatgctgttttatcccatagctgctccatacactcacagtactggagttctagctacctgtccttcgatctagctgccgtcctccgattggccccattcattccaatggggccacttcgtacgacaatcgtacgaaatccgtacgtcgtaacttttcgtaacgcatattttcggaaagagctcaataagttctacaggtcctcaattggtttcatcttcgtatttcaaaaattgcgacgtccacgggcgtgcaaagttctgcccattcattttcaatgggcaaaaaaacgcgtacttacgaagtttttacgaaaaacgtaagtccgatcggaaagctgtatacaagcccaccattcccgatatggacgcacgttttctcttttgaacgaagtcgatatttcgaaaactgcggcactagttaaccggacaaaaaacaggtggaataataagaagaagaagaagaagaagaagaagaagaagaataagacttaagaagatcaatactgtgattgcattactgcaatcacactaactagattgcagttcctgcagaaactgcgagtgtgattgcagtgctggctggtatctgctaaggtgttgctaaggtgttgctatggtatccggggtggttgctaagatgttgctaggtggttgctaagctgttgctaggcggttgctaaggtgttgctatggtatctggggtggttgctaaggtgttgctaggtggttactaggtggttgcgaaggtgttgctaggtggttgctaaggtgttgctaggcggttgctaaggtgttgctatggtatttggggtggttgctaaggtgttgctaggtggttgctaggtggttgctaggtggttgctaaggtgttgctaggcggttgctaaggtgttgctatggtatccggggtggttgctaaggtgttgctaggtggttgctaggtggttgctagggtgttgctaggcggttgctaaggtgttgctatggtatccggggtggttgctaaggtgttgctaggtggttgctagggtgttgctaggcggttgctaaggtgttgctatggtatccggggtggttgctaaggtgttgctagtgggttgctaggtggttgctaaggtgttgctaggcggttgctaaggtgttgctatggtatccggggtggttgctaaggtgttgctaggtggttgctaggtggttgctaaggtgttgctaggcggttgctaaggtgttgctatggtatccggggtggttgctagggtgttgctaggtggttgctaggtggttgctaaggtgttgctaggcggttgctaaggtgttgctatggtatccggggtggttgctaaggtgttgctaggtggttgctaggtggttgctagggtgttgctaggcggttgctaaggtgttgctatggtatccggggtggttgctaaggtgttgctaggtggttgctaggtggttgctagggtgttgctaggtggttgctaaggtgttgctatggtatccggggtggttgctaaggtgttgctaggtggttgctaggtggttgctaaggtgttgctaggcggttgctaaggtgttgctatggtatccggggtggttgctaaggtgttgctaggtggttgctaggtggttgctaaggtgttgctaggcggttgctaaggtgttgctatggtatccagggtggttgctaaggtgttgctaggtgtttgctaggtggttgctaaggtgttgctaggcggttgctaaggtgttgctatggtatcctgggtggttgctaaggtgttgctaggtggttgctaaggtgttgctaggtggttgctaggtgatgtatatgcataaattagattaaatggtgtttgcacgttgctacgcaacgtgcaaatacatcaatcagctatgcacgctaggttgctttggccgttcgggggtgtccaaacttttgacccgtggctccattacacacagtactgggggggccggggtgtccaaacttttgac includes the following:
- the LOC111196674 gene encoding gastrula zinc finger protein XlCGF49.1-like — its product is MEPSPNMEKHQHSVKSFTKQSDIKKHQRIHTGEKPHHCSDCGKSFTKQSHLKKHQRIHTGEKPYYCSDCGKSFNQQSALKIHQRIHTGEKPYHCSDCGKSFTEQSHLKIHQRIHTGEKPYHCSDCDKCFTTQSNLKLHQRIHTGEKPYHCSDCGKSFTKQSNLKKHQRIHTGEKPYHCSDCGKSFTLQSELILHQCIHKR